The following coding sequences are from one Daphnia pulex isolate KAP4 chromosome 11, ASM2113471v1 window:
- the LOC124207224 gene encoding kinesin-like protein KIF12, translating into MGLTRNSKQGSVRRASSSEGFGSASSYSNTSSFGSLADLGNDNSPDDLGNISVVVRVRPLSEREIQRNDDTIIQVLSHEQIMMRPDVRANGQSAISGSQSTFNQTLTAKSFTFNAVFDQTASQSEMMEKSGVAKIIAMAMEGYSTTVFCYGQTGSGKTHSLTGPPHLFQDQPDPFSEEHGLIYRAFVHLFDRLKEKSKSDCTYIIKASFLEIYNEKVIDLLNLSTFKKPLQVRWSRVAGGFYVENLFTVECEEFDDLLAVLEEGMKNRAVGSHGMNDYSSRSHTILTVHVISELQASEEGVYLSRHGKINFVDLAGSEMTKKTNSQGKTLEEANNINKSLMVLGYCISQLSDPRKRNGHIPYRDSKLTQLLSDSLAGNGVTLMVACVSPARSNLSETLNTLRYAARAKHIRNKPVVVMDPREALILSLKREVMALQEENVHLRNLVDMEKSVNTQQRPVTSVIRSSTPAEEDLLIGAALTTPRLGDLPTQEAQELLHSLLQENRALRKENTDLYSLREALLRQQEAVTKQNERLIKQIEGKPIRTPRAPMALLAVNDPIKNEGSIRGGSVSARNSPLPPLKRSNSLISIPGQSSLISPLNQSITLLDQQSTVMGLNGTCILPMTVSKEMTKRGFNASKSADNKINDDNGDSLNLDPAMLSPPQVYGHRKKLTDLKIDMNFVPKKNKMKRSSSIGVGSNLPSPDGKSKTFSQQQPRIRVANSSSTTNGAAAGSYTK; encoded by the exons ATGGGACTGACCCGGAACAGTAAACAAGGATCCGTTCGACGAGCCAGCTCTTCCgaagg GTTCGGTAGCGCTTCGTCTTATTCCAATACAAGTTCGTTCGGATCTCTGGCCGATCTGGGCAATGACAACAGCCCCGATGATTTGGGTAACATTAGCGTCGTCGTCAG AGTGCGACCGTTAAGCGAGCGGGAAATTCAACGGAACGACGACACCATTATTCAAGTTCTCAGCCATGAGCAGATAATGATGCGACCAGACGTCCGAGCCAATGGACAAAGTGCCATCAGCGGTTCGCAGTCCACTTTCAATCAAACGCTGACCGCCAAATCGTTCACGTTCAACGCCGTTTTCGATCAAACGGCCAGTCAATCGGAGATGATGGAAAAATCCGGAGTGGCCAAAATCATCGCCATGGCCATGGAAGGCTATTCGACCACCGTCTTTTGTTACGGGCAGACAGGATCGGGCAAAACGCACTCACTCACTGGCCCGCCCCATTTG TTCCAGGACCAACCGGATCCCTTCTCGGAAGAACACGGGCTCATCTATCGAGCCTTCGTTCACCTTTTCGACCGATTGAAGGAAAAGTCCAAGTCAGATTGCACCTATATTATCAAAGCTTCTTTCCTGGAAATCTACAacgaaaag GTGATCGACTTACTCAATCTCAGCACCTTCAAGAAACCGCTGCAGGTGCGCTGGTCAAGAGTCGCCGGTGGTTTCTACGTCGAGAATCTCTTTACAGTTGAATGCGAG GAATTCGACGATCTGCTGGCCGTCCTAGAGGAAGGAATGAAGAACCGAGCTGTCGGCAGTCACGG CATGAACGACTATTCCAGCCGCAGTCACACCATTCTCACCGTTCACGTCATCTCCGAATTGCAG GCATCAGAGGAGGGTGTTTACCTGAGTCGGCACGGCAAAATCAACTTTGTCGATCTGGCCGGTAGCGAAATGACCAAGAAAACCAACAGCCAGGGTAAAACACTCGAAGAGGCCAATAACATCAACAAAAGTTTGATGGTCCTag gCTATTGCATATCGCAACTGAGCGACCCGAGGAAACGGAACGGACACATTCCTTACCGCGATTCCAAATTGACTCAACTCTTATCCGATAGTCTTGCCGGAAACGGGGTCACCTTAATG GTGGCGTGCGTGTCCCCGGCGAGATCCAATTTGTCCGAGACTCTCAACACGCTCCGTTACGCCGCCAGGGCGAAACACATTCGCAACAAACCGGTCGTCGTCATG GATCCCAGGGAGGCattgattttaagtttaaaacgGGAAGTGATGGCCCTACAGGAGGAGAATGTTCACCTGCGCAATTTGGTCGACATGGAGAAATCGGTCAACACCCAGCAACGGCCGGTGACATCCGTCATTCGATCCTCAACTCCCGCCGAGGAAGATTTGCTGATTGGAGCAGCACTGACCACGCCGAGATTGGGCGATTTACCCACCCAGGAAGCCCAGGAACTGCTGCACAGTCTCTTGCAAGAAAATCGAGCCCTCAGGAAAGAAAACACCGATCTCTACTCACTCAGGGAAGCCTTGCTGAGACAGCAGGAGGCCGTTACCAAGCAAAACGAGCGGCTCATCAAACAGATTGAGGGCAAACCTAT AAGAACGCCTCGAGCTCCTATGGCGCTTCTTGCGGTCAACGATCCAATCAAGAATGAAGGATCGATTAGGGGTGGATCTGTTTCGGCTAGAAATTCTCCGTTACCGCCGTTGAAACGTTCGAATTCTCTGATATCCATCCCTGGTCAATCGTCTCTCATTAGTCCTTTAAACCAGAGTATCACTTTGTTAGATCAACAGTCGACTGTCATGGGTCTTAACGGCACCTGCATCTTACCT ATGACAGTGAGCAAAGAAATGACCAAGAGAGGGTTCAACGCGAGTAAATCGGCAGATAATAAAATCAACGACGACAATGGCGACAGTTTGAATTTAGATCCGGCCATGCTTTCCCCTCCGCAAGTGTACGGGCACCGGAAGAAATTGACGGATTTGAAAATAGACATGAATTTCGTaccaaagaagaacaagatgAAGAGAAGCAGCAGCATTGGAGTTGGCAGTAATTTACCATCGCCGGATGGCAAAAGCAAAACCTTttctcagcagcagccgaggaTTCGCGTAGCGAATAGCTCCAGCACCACTAATGGGGCAGCGGCCGGGTCCTATaccaaataa
- the LOC124207622 gene encoding glutamate receptor ionotropic, delta-2-like — MDFTIPLLIGNSRLMLRYPEKESRLVAVVQPFSLLTWACLFITFVAMIGTLAIFSRYQNTRNSSSVSTSFWEILGRNTLTTLGLLTGQGFYIPQNLRLHIRIPIALWCLVAVVICNAYSGTLTSFLTVTKMKPIINSLEELASSDHYKLTAEYNSAFNDKFLVSKPIGCLSTILMIFSVFPFNILEG, encoded by the exons ATGGATTTCACAATCCCTTTGCTGATTGGCAATAGTCGTTTGATGCTTCGTTATCCCGAGAAGGAGAGTCGCCTAGTTGCTGTTGTACAACCCTTTTCGTTGTTG ACTTGGGCGTGTTTGTTTATAACTTTTGTAGCTATGATTGGAACATTGGCCATCTTCAGTCGATATCAAAATACTCGCAATTCCAGCTCAGTCTCAACGTCATTTTGGGAAATTCTGGGACGCAATACACTTACAACCCTAGGGCTTCTAACTGGACAAG GTTTCTACATCCCGCAAAATCTCCGACTCCACATCCGAATTCCGATCGCTCTTTGGTGTCTGGTTGCGGTCGTCATCTGCAACGCTTACAGCGGCACTCTGACCTCATTCCTGACGGTTACCAAAATGAAACCAATTATAAACTCTCTAGAAGAGCTGGCGAGCAGCGACCACTACAAATTGACAGCGGAATACAATAGCGCCTTCAACGACAAATTTCTGGTATCAAAACCAATTGGTTGTCTTTCAACAATATTGAtgattttctctgtttttccATTCAACATTTTAGAAGGCTAA